From a region of the Odoribacter splanchnicus DSM 20712 genome:
- a CDS encoding ExbD/TolR family protein, with protein sequence MAKFKKDGKRETPAISTASLPDIVFMLLFFFMVSTTMREVSLMVANAMPQATETVKLEKKSLVSNIYVGKPTPQYQGAYGTEPRIQLNDRFATLEELGAFVVSERESRKEEDRNSITNNLKVDKNVTMGVVTDIKQELRKANSLRINYGSTKKPH encoded by the coding sequence ATGGCAAAATTTAAAAAAGACGGTAAAAGAGAGACGCCCGCAATTTCAACGGCATCTTTACCTGACATCGTGTTTATGTTGCTGTTCTTCTTCATGGTGAGTACCACGATGCGTGAAGTTTCCCTAATGGTTGCCAATGCGATGCCTCAGGCTACAGAAACCGTAAAACTGGAAAAGAAATCACTCGTAAGTAATATTTATGTAGGTAAACCAACTCCTCAATATCAAGGTGCTTACGGAACCGAACCCCGAATCCAGTTGAACGATCGTTTCGCAACTTTAGAGGAACTGGGAGCTTTTGTGGTTTCAGAACGTGAAAGTCGTAAAGAGGAAGACAGAAATAGCATTACCAATAACCTGAAAGTAGATAAAAATGTAACGATGGGTGTCGTTACCGATATCAAACAGGAATTACGTAAAGCAAATTCATTGAGAATTAATTACGGTAGTACGAAAAAACCCCATTAA
- a CDS encoding hybrid sensor histidine kinase/response regulator, producing MPSLSKYTQWKVIGGYSLLFLLSILAAVLIYKQITKLIVNEENSDNPNRKLFIIGNTITGLYESEGLGNAFVQTGSRSYFLKYRDLIEEVESNIDSLRDLTTRLDQILRLDTIDDLLDQKIRNLQDIVRVKQSFVPDDFYNKAIASIESGRDSLQGTDIRKRHITTLDSSYTKSEKKKRRWLFFSKTEPDSVLKVSVSHHTVIDTLNRQTALQNTDSVVHILKTAWEDVQKQTQDITRQINRKEYALIQQSTYITDQLKRILGAYEKEEITNSLIKQETREQTLNTMIRIFAWLAVIAFLLILFFTFFILRDLSRSQRYRKELEAANRYADQLLKSREKMILTVTHDIKSPLSSVIGYIELLNNTPINERQRYFLKNMRGSSEHILKLIGNLLDLSKLENNKMPVEHIVFNPYHLFQEITDNFMPLAAAKHLELKARFSEDLDKDYSGDALRIRQILTNILSNAVKYTTTGHISFSAETVNPEKIRLKIQDTGSGMTPEEQKIIFQEFTRLTSHATIEGTGLGLTITLKLIHLLGGEIQLNSTPGKGSCFTILLPLGQCTTSSSTASPEPPLLPRPGIPVSGSSKILFIDDDPLQLEMAVGLLANYGIQAEATTSPQHLLNKLASTKYDLLFSDIQMPETNGFDLVKQIRNSSLPNAADLCIVALSADSGRTEKEYLDAGFSAFLSKPFTSGQLTALITQLTGISLSEPATTSYSNPAQDIERRGYSLKHILQFVDNDREALQKILDSFVMTTREHIELLKKYQEEKQWTAIVQLAHKMLPMFRQLEIDEEIPLLEKLEQATKNDLPENQISSLTQEVIDKTILLLKEDFKIS from the coding sequence ATGCCCTCACTTTCAAAATATACCCAATGGAAGGTTATCGGAGGATATAGTCTTCTGTTCTTATTGAGTATCCTGGCTGCTGTTTTGATTTATAAGCAAATAACGAAATTAATTGTCAACGAAGAAAATAGTGATAATCCTAACCGGAAACTATTCATTATTGGCAATACGATCACGGGGCTTTATGAATCGGAAGGGCTGGGAAATGCTTTTGTACAAACCGGTTCGAGATCCTATTTTCTAAAGTACCGGGATTTAATAGAGGAAGTTGAATCGAATATAGACTCTTTAAGAGACTTAACTACCCGTCTGGACCAGATTCTCCGTCTGGATACGATCGATGATCTACTCGATCAGAAAATACGCAATTTGCAGGATATCGTCCGGGTAAAACAATCCTTTGTCCCGGATGATTTCTATAATAAAGCGATTGCCAGTATAGAATCCGGAAGAGACAGCCTGCAAGGGACGGATATCCGGAAAAGACACATTACGACACTGGACAGTTCGTACACCAAATCAGAAAAAAAGAAAAGACGTTGGCTATTTTTTTCCAAGACCGAGCCCGATTCCGTACTCAAAGTTTCGGTTTCTCATCATACTGTTATCGATACGCTCAACAGGCAAACAGCCTTACAAAATACGGACAGTGTCGTTCATATTCTGAAAACAGCCTGGGAAGATGTACAAAAACAAACCCAGGATATTACCCGTCAAATCAACCGGAAAGAATATGCCTTAATTCAGCAGAGCACCTACATTACGGATCAGTTGAAACGAATATTAGGAGCCTATGAAAAAGAAGAAATCACGAATTCTCTAATCAAACAAGAAACCCGGGAACAAACCCTCAACACGATGATACGGATTTTTGCCTGGCTGGCAGTGATTGCCTTCCTGCTGATCTTGTTCTTTACCTTCTTCATTCTTCGCGATTTATCCCGTAGCCAACGCTATCGGAAAGAACTCGAGGCAGCCAACCGCTATGCCGACCAACTATTGAAAAGCCGGGAAAAGATGATCCTGACCGTCACACACGACATCAAATCACCGCTAAGCTCTGTAATCGGTTATATCGAACTGCTCAATAACACCCCCATCAACGAACGGCAACGTTATTTCCTGAAAAACATGCGGGGTTCTTCGGAACATATCCTGAAACTGATCGGTAACTTGCTGGACTTATCGAAACTGGAAAACAATAAAATGCCCGTCGAGCATATCGTGTTCAATCCGTATCATTTATTCCAGGAAATTACGGACAATTTTATGCCACTGGCAGCAGCCAAACATTTGGAATTAAAAGCCCGTTTCAGCGAAGATCTCGATAAAGACTACTCAGGAGATGCCCTGCGCATCCGGCAGATCCTGACCAATATCTTATCCAATGCAGTAAAATACACGACAACAGGACATATCTCCTTCTCTGCCGAAACCGTCAATCCGGAAAAGATCAGACTAAAAATCCAGGATACAGGTTCAGGGATGACTCCCGAGGAGCAAAAAATCATCTTCCAGGAATTTACACGCCTAACTTCACATGCAACCATAGAAGGTACAGGCCTGGGATTAACGATTACATTGAAATTAATCCATCTTCTGGGGGGAGAAATTCAACTGAACAGCACTCCGGGTAAAGGAAGTTGTTTTACGATCCTGCTTCCCCTCGGGCAGTGTACCACCTCATCCTCAACGGCTTCCCCCGAGCCACCCCTCCTCCCCCGACCGGGTATTCCGGTGAGCGGTTCATCTAAAATTCTGTTTATAGACGATGATCCGCTTCAACTGGAAATGGCGGTCGGTCTATTGGCTAATTATGGTATTCAGGCAGAAGCCACCACCAGCCCACAGCATCTCCTGAACAAGCTGGCCTCTACCAAATACGATCTTCTTTTTTCCGATATCCAGATGCCGGAAACGAACGGTTTCGATTTGGTTAAACAAATCCGTAATTCCTCACTACCTAATGCTGCCGATCTCTGCATCGTAGCCTTATCGGCAGATTCCGGACGGACGGAAAAAGAATACCTCGATGCCGGTTTCAGTGCTTTTCTAAGCAAACCTTTCACCTCCGGTCAACTGACAGCCTTAATCACCCAACTGACAGGTATTTCACTCTCAGAACCGGCAACCACTTCCTATTCAAATCCAGCCCAGGACATAGAACGCAGAGGATATAGCCTGAAACATATCCTTCAGTTTGTCGACAACGATCGGGAAGCCCTACAAAAAATCCTCGATTCATTTGTAATGACAACCCGGGAACATATAGAATTATTAAAAAAATATCAGGAAGAAAAACAATGGACAGCTATCGTCCAACTGGCCCACAAAATGCTCCCGATGTTCCGTCAACTGGAAATAGATGAAGAAATCCCCCTATTAGAAAAGTTAGAACAGGCGACTAAAAACGATCTCCCTGAAAATCAAATCTCATCCCTGACTCAGGAAGTAATCGACAAAACGATCCTGTTACTAAAAGAAGATTTCAAAATCTCCTGA